From Girardinichthys multiradiatus isolate DD_20200921_A chromosome 3, DD_fGirMul_XY1, whole genome shotgun sequence, the proteins below share one genomic window:
- the twist1b gene encoding twist-related protein 1b, giving the protein MSEENLGEESGSSPVSPVDSLSNSEGEPDRQPKRGNGRKRRTSRKSGDDSDSPTPGKRGKKSGSSSPQSFEELQSQRVMANVRERQRTQSLNEAFAALRKIIPTLPSDKLSKIQTLKLAARYIDFLCQVLQSDELDSKMSSCSYVAHERLSYAFSVWRMEGAWSMSTSH; this is encoded by the coding sequence ATGTCTGAGGAAAATCTGGGGGAAGAGTCGGGAAGCTCCCCTGTCTCTCCTGTGGACAGCCTGAGCAACAGCGAAGGGGAGCCGGACAGGCAGCCGAAGAGAGGCAACGGGAGAAAGCGGAGGACGAGCAGGAAAAGCGGGGACGACTCGGACAGCCCGACCCCGGGGAAAAGAGGGAAGAAGTCCGGCAGCAGCAGCCCCCAGTCTTTCGAGGAGCTCCAGTCGCAGCGGGTCATGGCCAACGTCCGGGAGCGACAGAGGACCCAGTCCCTCAACGAGGCGTTCGCGGCTCTGCGGAAGATCATCCCCACGCTGCCATCGGACAAACTGAGCAAAATACAGACCCTGAAACTCGCAGCCAGGTACATCGACTTCCTCTGCCAGGTGCTGCAGAGCGATGAGCTGGACTCCAAGATGTCAAGCTGCAGCTATGTGGCTCATGAGAGACTGAGCTACGCTTTCTCCGTGTGGAGGATGGAGGGCGCTTGGTCCATGTCTACATCTCACTAA